From the Streptomyces sp. Sge12 genome, the window GGAGCAGGGCCGCCTGCACGGCCGGCGGGGCGGAGGACAGCTCGTCGAAGAACAGCAGTCCGTGGCCGGTGCGGGCGAGGCGCACCGCCCAGTCCGGCGGCGCCATGGGGACACCCGTGGTGGCCGGGTCCTCACCGACGATGGGCAGCCCGGCGAAGTCGGAGGGCTCGTGGACGCTGGCGATGACGGTTTCCAGTCGCACGCCGAGCGCGGTGGCGAGCTGCTCCATGCCGGCGGACTTGCCGATGCCCGGCTCACCCCACAGGAGGACCGGCTGATTGGCCGTCACAGCCAGTGCCAGTGCTTCCAGTTGGGGGTTGGTTGCGGCCTCGGTGCGGGTGGCGCTCAGCCGCGCACCCAGGGCGTCGGCGGCGGCCAGGGCGCCTGCGGGCTGCGGCCGGTTTGCACTCACGCGTCCTCGTCCTCGTTCTCGTTCTTGTTCTCGTCGTCCGCTGCGGCCTGGTCATCGGCCTCGTCCGCGTCCTCGGCCTCCGTGCGGTACTCCAAGTGCTCGTCGAACCAGTCGGCGCCGATCCCGGGGAACTCCTCGTCGACCCGGTCCCGGAGGAAGGCGAGGTCGGAACGCTTGTAGCGGCGGATCTCCTGGGACAGGGACAGTTCCGTCTCGTCGATCACGTCGATCCGGGAGCCCGCCGCCAGCAGGGCCCTGACCAGGTCCGCCGAACCACCCCAGTGCACGGCGGACATCAGCGGGGTGCGCTCGGCCTTGTCCCGCGCCTCCAGGTCGAGTCCGCTCGCCAGCAGCCGGGGGAGCAGCGCCTCGTGGTCGAGCAGGTGGAGTACGTGCAGCAGCCCGCGGCCGCGGGCGTCCCGGACACGGGGGTCCATCCCCGCGTCCAGCAGCGCCACCACACCCGGGGTGTCGCCGTGCTGGGCGCGCAGGAAGAACTCGTGCCGCTGGGCCTGGAGGGCGCGCGGCAGCCGCCCCTCGCCCGTGGTCCAGATCTGCTGCACGGCGAAGCACCCCGAGACCGCACCGCCGAACGCCCGCATGGCACGCTCCCGTTGCTGCTCCTCGGGGGTGTGCGGCACATCGAGTACGCCGCCCCGCGAGCGCACCTCGTGCCACCCGCCGCGACACCGCACCCGCACCGGCCCGCCCATGTCGGGGCCGGGCGGCCCCACGGCCGGTCCGGCACCGGGAAACAGCGCGGCGGCCACCAGCGGGTGCAGCTCGCGCGGGGCGATCCGGCCGGTACGGACCAGTTCGGCATCGGGGAGCCGCTGCCAGGCGTACCGGGGCAGGTGAGGGACGCCGAGCGCCTCGGCCTGTTCGATGATGCGGGCGCGGAGCCCGTCGGGGCCGGCGTGTTCCAGCAGGACGGAGCAGCGCCAAGTGGCGGCGATCCGGTACCGGTTGCCCGCTCCGGCCGCCACGAGCCGTGCCACCTCCGGCGCGAGCCGGGTGAGGTCGACGGGCATCTGTGCGAAGAGGGACTTCGGGTCGGTCGGGCGCTGGTACGGCTGCGGTGCGGGGACGGTCAGGTCGCAGGCGATGCCCGCCGCCCCGTAGGCCCCGACCACGTCCGCACGCTCCCACAGGCCGGCGATCCGCTCGGCGAGGCCGTCCGCGACGGCGAACCGCTCGCCGAGCTCGGAGGCGCACCGGGCGTCCCAGAACGGCCGGATCGCGGTCCAGTCCTCCGGGACGAAGCCGTGCCCCGCGTACCGGGGCCGCTTCCCCGCGACGACCGGCGCGCAGTGCAGGCGCAGCCGCTGCGATCCCTCGGTCAGCAGGGGCGTGGTGACCGACAGGGTCGGCCCTCCGGGGCCGCCGTAGGAAGCGAGCAGGATCCTCAGCTCGGGGGCGATGGTCGTGCGACCGGCCAGGAGCCGCGGCAGGTGCCAGCGCAGCAGGTCCGGGGCGAAGTGCCGCAGGTCCTCCGCCACGGCCTCGGCGACGGCGGCGCCGTAACGGGCTTCGAGCCCGGGCAGCTCGAAGCCGACGTCCACGGCGGCGGCCGCGCAGGCCGCCCGCCAGTCACCGGCCAGCCGGTGCGCCGTGGCCCGCTCGATCATCCAGCCGGGCACGGCGTAGCGGCGGATCCGCTGCCATGCCGGGCCGTCCTCCTGCCGGAAGCCGCCGGGCAGTTCGGCGCTCGCCACGCTCACCGGTACACGCTGCCGATGGCGCGCACGTCCGGATGGGCCGCCCGGGCGGGGCGCAGCCGTTCGGTGAAGGAGCGCTTCACCCGGCGGGGCAGACCGGGGCCGAGGCCCACGTACTCCAAGGGGCTGTCGGCGGTCACCGCCGCGAGCAGGCACTTCGCACCGCGCCCGGTCAGGCCGGTGTGGCGCAGCTCGAGGCGGCGCAGGGGGCTGCCGGGGAGGGCGGCGGCCAGCGCGTACGCCCCTTCGTCACCGGGGGTGTTGCCGGGGGATCCGAGGCTGCGCTCCGACATGGTCCGGCCGAGGTCGAGCACTTCGATGCCGCCGAGGGAAGCGGCCAGGGAGCGCGCCCCGGCCGCGCCGATGCCGTTTCCGCCCAGCCCGAGGCGGACCGGGTACGGGGAGCCGGCCGCGGCGGAGGCGAGGACCGCCGCGCCCTCGTCGCCGAGGTGGTTGGCGGGGACGTACAGCTCGCGCACCCCGGCCTCCCGGATCAGGGCGGCCAGCAGCGGGGCTGCGTCGGGGCCGAGGCCGTTGCCGCCGAGGAAGAGCCGTTCCAGGGGCCGCTCGCGCTCCAGCAGGGCGTCGAGCAGGAGGCGTACGCCGTCGGGGCCGATCCCGGTGTTGACCAGATCGAGGGTGCGCAGGGCGGTGTTGCGGCGCAGCAGTGCGGCCAGGGTGCGGGCGCCCGCCCCGTGGAGCGGGTTGCGCTTGAGCCACAGGGCGCGGACGGTGGTGTCGTCGGCGAGGGCGCCGGCGAGGGAGCTCACCCCTTCGGGGCCGATCCGGTTGCAGCCCAGGTAGAGGGTGTGCAGCCGGTGGCCGCCGGTGAGGGCGTCGGCCAGGGTGGCGGCCCCCGCGTCGCCGATGGCGTTGGTGCCGAGGAGCAGGTGGCCGGCGTGCGCGGAGGCGGTGGCCGCCGGCAGCAGCCGGGCCGCGCCCTCCGGGCCGAGTCCCTGCTTGCAGAGGTCGAGGCGGCCGTCGGCGCGCAGGGTGCCGAGCGGGAAGGTTTCGTCGGTGTCGACGGGCCGGTCGGCGGCGAGCCGGGCGAGCAGCGGGTCGAGGAGGGCCGGGTCGGCCGGTGGCAGGTCGGGGTGCTCGATCGCGGGGCACCGTACGGGTGTCGGCTGTGTCATCACCACTCCACCGGTTTCCTTCGCCGGTGCCCGGCGTCCATCACGACGTGAAGAGAGAACTGGGAACTGAGAACTGCACAAGGAGACGCAAGACCGGTCGGATTCGAACCGACGTCCTCCAGCTCGATGCGTGGGCGCGACGACCTCTGCGCTACGGCCTTGCTGCGGGCGATCATACCCACCCGACGGCGGGAAATCGATCACCAGTTTGGCTCGTTGGTTCCGCGCGGGGCAGTCGCGGCCGTGACGGGGAGTCCCACCAACGGTCGCCGCAGGCTCGGGCGCCGCACTCCGTCTCGGTCGCCGAGTGAGGCGGACCGAGTGGTTCCGGACAGGTTTTCGAAGCCGTGGGTGCCCATCGGGGCGGGCGGAGGCTCTGATTCTGCTTGATGTCGAAGGGGTGACGGGTGGCCGATATTCAACCGTATGCTCCGTATTTGCGAATCCCTGACATCTCGGCGACATCTCCGTACGCTACGGTAACTTGACTGTCCGTTATTCCCCGGACACCCCTTGCATCCCCCGGTCAACCACCGCCGTGGCACCCCCATGCCCGCGGTGAACCGCTACGGAAAGCCACACACATGAGCGCCACCACCACATACAGCCGAATAGAAGCCTTAGGCAGCTGCCTTCCGGCAGCAGTCCAGACCACCCCCCAACTCGCCGCCCTGGTCCCGGGGCTGGGAGAGGTGGACATCGAGAAGATCACCGGGATCACCGAGCGGCGGGTGTACGACCCCGAACCGGCCTCCGGCGAGGACTCGTTCGGGATGGCCCTGTCCGCCGCCCGGGACGCGCTGGAATCCTCCCGCTACCGGGCCGCCGACCTCGACATCGTCATCTCCGCCTCGATCACCCGCTTCAAGGACGGCAGCCGCTTCACCTTCGAACCGTCCTTCGCCGCGATGCTGGCCAAGGAACTGGGCGCCGCCTCCGCCATCCACTTCGACGTCTCCAACGCCTGCGCCGGAATGATGACCGGCGTGTGGCTCCTCGACCGCA encodes:
- a CDS encoding gala protein translates to MTQPTPVRCPAIEHPDLPPADPALLDPLLARLAADRPVDTDETFPLGTLRADGRLDLCKQGLGPEGAARLLPAATASAHAGHLLLGTNAIGDAGAATLADALTGGHRLHTLYLGCNRIGPEGVSSLAGALADDTTVRALWLKRNPLHGAGARTLAALLRRNTALRTLDLVNTGIGPDGVRLLLDALLERERPLERLFLGGNGLGPDAAPLLAALIREAGVRELYVPANHLGDEGAAVLASAAAGSPYPVRLGLGGNGIGAAGARSLAASLGGIEVLDLGRTMSERSLGSPGNTPGDEGAYALAAALPGSPLRRLELRHTGLTGRGAKCLLAAVTADSPLEYVGLGPGLPRRVKRSFTERLRPARAAHPDVRAIGSVYR
- a CDS encoding ankyrin repeat domain-containing protein, whose product is MSVASAELPGGFRQEDGPAWQRIRRYAVPGWMIERATAHRLAGDWRAACAAAAVDVGFELPGLEARYGAAVAEAVAEDLRHFAPDLLRWHLPRLLAGRTTIAPELRILLASYGGPGGPTLSVTTPLLTEGSQRLRLHCAPVVAGKRPRYAGHGFVPEDWTAIRPFWDARCASELGERFAVADGLAERIAGLWERADVVGAYGAAGIACDLTVPAPQPYQRPTDPKSLFAQMPVDLTRLAPEVARLVAAGAGNRYRIAATWRCSVLLEHAGPDGLRARIIEQAEALGVPHLPRYAWQRLPDAELVRTGRIAPRELHPLVAAALFPGAGPAVGPPGPDMGGPVRVRCRGGWHEVRSRGGVLDVPHTPEEQQRERAMRAFGGAVSGCFAVQQIWTTGEGRLPRALQAQRHEFFLRAQHGDTPGVVALLDAGMDPRVRDARGRGLLHVLHLLDHEALLPRLLASGLDLEARDKAERTPLMSAVHWGGSADLVRALLAAGSRIDVIDETELSLSQEIRRYKRSDLAFLRDRVDEEFPGIGADWFDEHLEYRTEAEDADEADDQAAADDENKNENEDEDA